The sequence GCCGAACCCGCTCTTCCTCAACGACATGACCAACATCTTCATGTTCGACAAGGACTGGCTGGTCGACAACAAGTCCGAGCTGCCAACCGATGTCGGCGCCAAGGTCGAAGGCTACGCCACCTACAACACCAACGGCACCGGCCCGTTCAAGGTCGAATCGCGCGTGCCCGACAGCAAGACCGTTCTCATCAAGAACGACGGCTGGTGGGATACGCCGAAGCACAATCTCGACCGCATTGAATTCATGCCGATTACCTCGGCCGCAACCCGCGTTGCAGCGCTGCTTTCGGGCGAAATCGATCTGACCGATGGTGCGCCGGTTCAGGATCTTGAGCGCCTAAAGAGCTCGCCGGACATCAAGGTAATCGAGCGCACTGACCTGCGCACCGTGCACATGGTCTTCAACCGTCACGAGACCTTCGCCGACGGTCGCGAAAACTTCTTCAACAACATCAAGGTGCGCCAGGCGATTGACCATGCCATCGACCGTCAGCTGATCTTCAAGCGCGTGATGCGCGGCAAGTCGCATGTCGCCGGCACCATGGTTGCTCCGGAAATCCCGGGCTACAGCGCCGAACTCGATGTGCCGACCGCCTATGATCCGGAACTCTCCAAGAAGCTGCTCGAAGAGGCAGGCGCCGTCGGCAAGGAGTTCACGCTCGTCTGCATGAACGACGAAAGCGTCAACGAGGAAGACGTCTGCAGCGCACTGGTCTCTATGCTGTCGCGCGTCGGCCTGAAGCCAACCCTCGACATCGGTCCGCGCGCCGTGCAGGCGCCGAAGCGCGCCGGCGGCAAGTCCGACGCCTACATGATCGGCTGGGCCAACGAGCCGACGCTCGATGCCTATTCGATCCTGGTTCAGGTTCTCTCGACCCGTGAAGGTGCTGCCGGCGTTGCCAACTATGGCGGCTGGTCCTATCCGGAACTCGACGCGATGGTGAAGAAGGCCGCGCTCGAGATGGATCACGACAAGCGTCTGGCGATCGAGACCGAGGCGCTGAAGTTCGCCAAGGATGAGGTCATCATGATCCCGTTGCACCAGCAGCCGATGGCCTGGGCAATGTCGAAGAACGTCACGGATGTGACCATTCGGGCCGACAACAAGCCGCGTCACTGGCTGACCCGTATCGGCGATTGAGTTTTCCTGCCCCGGCAGAGCGTGCTTTGCCGGGGCTCCTCATTCAGCGAGAAACCCAATGATTGTCTTTCTCATCAAGCGGCTGGCCAATGCCGTGCTGGTCATGCTCGCCGTCGCGCTGCTCGCCTTCCTGATCTTCCGCTTCGCCGGCGATCCGGTCGAGTTGATGGCCAACGAGCAGATGTCGCAGGCCGACCGTATCGAGCTGCGCGAAAAACTCGGGCTCAACGATTCGTTCCTCACCCAGTTCGGTCGCTTCGTCGGCAATGCCGCCCAGGGCGATTTCGGCATCAGCTACCGCAACGGCCAGGACGTGATGAAGCTCATTGCCGAGCGCTTCCCGGCAACGATGGAACTGGCGCTGGTCGCAACCGTCCTGTCGCTCCTGATCGGCCTTCCACTCGGCGTCCTGACCGCTATCCACCGA comes from Ensifer sp. PDNC004 and encodes:
- a CDS encoding ABC transporter substrate-binding protein: MKLRKHLLAGLAFAFLASSASAETLRWGSPRDIFSLDPYSYGSTSNLAFLNHVYEGLTRYTPEFKVEPALATSWEMVKDKVWRFHLRKGVKFQNGAEFNADDVVASMARVSHPTSPLRGNIPAYVSTTKVDDYTVDIEVNSPNPLFLNDMTNIFMFDKDWLVDNKSELPTDVGAKVEGYATYNTNGTGPFKVESRVPDSKTVLIKNDGWWDTPKHNLDRIEFMPITSAATRVAALLSGEIDLTDGAPVQDLERLKSSPDIKVIERTDLRTVHMVFNRHETFADGRENFFNNIKVRQAIDHAIDRQLIFKRVMRGKSHVAGTMVAPEIPGYSAELDVPTAYDPELSKKLLEEAGAVGKEFTLVCMNDESVNEEDVCSALVSMLSRVGLKPTLDIGPRAVQAPKRAGGKSDAYMIGWANEPTLDAYSILVQVLSTREGAAGVANYGGWSYPELDAMVKKAALEMDHDKRLAIETEALKFAKDEVIMIPLHQQPMAWAMSKNVTDVTIRADNKPRHWLTRIGD